A single window of Candidatus Binataceae bacterium DNA harbors:
- a CDS encoding S1C family serine protease: MNAALPLLEKVSRATVGIHVQVPHTHPSVAIGLGTDRRGTGALVSADGLIITVNYMIMGAQDVIVTFANGEQAPGRVIARDFTTSLGLVKIDGTRLPHLEVVSSQLAALGDEILIVSSIGGEKRCADVGHITYLGPFDAAWEFVLERCVCVTASALNIGLSGGPIVNTKGQLLAVCYLNFAELVRPILGIPGECFLSGRDELVRHGHRVSTPQRLWLGVLSYTLREHVVIAGVMPGSPGEKAGLRQGDLVLSADGSEIRERKALYEAINRHRPGESVVLKIMRDNQVRDFAIAAIVVDDYLG; the protein is encoded by the coding sequence TTGAACGCTGCGTTACCACTGCTCGAAAAAGTTTCACGCGCGACCGTGGGTATTCATGTGCAGGTCCCGCATACCCATCCATCGGTCGCGATCGGATTGGGGACTGATCGGCGCGGCACTGGCGCTCTGGTCAGCGCCGACGGCCTGATCATCACAGTCAATTACATGATCATGGGCGCGCAGGACGTCATCGTGACCTTCGCGAATGGCGAGCAGGCGCCCGGCCGCGTCATCGCGCGCGACTTCACCACCAGCCTGGGCCTGGTGAAAATCGACGGCACCCGCCTGCCCCATCTGGAAGTGGTGTCGTCGCAGCTCGCGGCGCTAGGCGATGAGATCCTGATCGTTTCGAGCATCGGCGGCGAGAAACGCTGCGCCGACGTCGGTCACATCACCTATCTGGGACCCTTTGACGCGGCTTGGGAATTCGTGCTCGAACGCTGCGTCTGCGTGACTGCGTCGGCGCTCAATATCGGACTGAGCGGCGGCCCGATCGTGAACACCAAGGGCCAGTTGCTCGCGGTCTGCTATCTGAATTTCGCCGAGTTGGTCCGGCCAATCCTGGGCATCCCGGGCGAATGCTTTCTTTCGGGCCGCGACGAGCTGGTGCGCCATGGCCATCGGGTCAGCACGCCACAGCGGTTATGGCTGGGGGTGCTTTCCTACACGCTGCGCGAGCACGTCGTGATCGCGGGCGTGATGCCGGGCAGCCCGGGCGAAAAAGCAGGGTTGCGGCAGGGTGACCTGGTATTGAGCGCCGACGGGAGCGAGATTCGCGAGCGCAAGGCGCTGTACGAGGCGATCAATCGCCATCGCCCCGGCGAGAGCGTCGTGCTGAAGATCATGCGCGACAACCAGGTGCGGGATTTTGCGATCGCGGCGATCGTCGTGGACGATTATCTCGGCTAG
- the hemC gene encoding hydroxymethylbilane synthase, which yields MTPLRIGSRPSSLALAQAAIVQHQLEALLPGLAVEVVQISTSGDRMATASLAQVGGKGLFIRELEQALSAKTIDLAVHSMKDLPAVLAPAYRIAAVPARGDPRDALLTRDGMGWDALAPGARLGTASARRRLEALRLRPNLEILPLRGNVDTRLRRLAAGDFDAIILAMAGLKRLNRIDGVSAVELDERDFVPSAGQGALAIESLAEFGAGGSNGIGQAIAYLNDPCAAAEVAAERAFLAKIGASCVSPVGVKGTLTGDHLALRALLFSLDGAHSLSGESEQRRAADPAALGEELGARLLARGAGALIQGST from the coding sequence ATGACGCCACTGCGCATCGGCTCGCGGCCCAGTTCGCTGGCTCTGGCGCAGGCCGCGATTGTCCAGCATCAGCTCGAAGCTCTACTGCCCGGCCTTGCGGTCGAAGTGGTGCAGATCAGCACCAGCGGCGACCGGATGGCGACTGCATCGCTCGCGCAGGTCGGCGGCAAGGGGCTCTTCATTCGTGAACTCGAGCAAGCGCTGAGCGCAAAGACGATCGATCTCGCTGTGCATTCGATGAAAGATCTGCCCGCGGTGCTGGCCCCGGCCTATCGGATCGCTGCGGTGCCTGCGCGCGGGGATCCGCGAGACGCTTTGCTCACGCGTGACGGCATGGGATGGGACGCGCTCGCGCCGGGCGCGCGCCTCGGCACGGCGTCGGCGCGCCGGCGGCTCGAGGCGCTGCGGCTGCGTCCTAACCTGGAGATCCTCCCTCTGCGCGGTAACGTCGATACACGGCTGCGCCGATTAGCGGCTGGCGACTTCGACGCGATTATCCTCGCGATGGCCGGGCTTAAGCGACTGAACCGGATCGATGGTGTCAGCGCCGTCGAGCTCGACGAAAGGGACTTCGTGCCGTCCGCAGGCCAGGGCGCGCTCGCGATCGAAAGCCTCGCGGAGTTCGGCGCTGGCGGATCGAACGGGATTGGGCAGGCGATCGCCTACCTGAACGATCCTTGCGCCGCGGCCGAAGTCGCCGCCGAACGCGCTTTTCTGGCTAAGATCGGCGCGTCATGCGTCTCGCCGGTCGGCGTCAAAGGCACGCTAACCGGCGATCACCTCGCGCTCCGCGCGCTGCTTTTCAGCCTCGACGGCGCGCATAGTCTCTCCGGCGAAAGCGAGCAACGACGCGCCGCCGATCCTGCAGCCCTCGGCGAGGAGCTCGGCGCCCGCCTGCTCGCGCGCGGGGCCGGCGCGCTGATACAGGGCTCGACGTGA